The following proteins come from a genomic window of Terribacillus aidingensis:
- a CDS encoding YggT family protein, whose translation MLWSIISTAFTVYSFALIVYILMSWFPGARQSAFGEILGRICEPYLDVFRRFIPPLGMIDLSPIVGIIVLRLAESGLYTIYAMIF comes from the coding sequence ATGCTTTGGAGCATAATTAGTACAGCTTTCACAGTATATTCTTTTGCGTTGATCGTCTATATACTGATGTCATGGTTCCCGGGAGCCCGGCAGTCGGCATTCGGTGAAATTTTAGGAAGGATTTGTGAACCATATTTGGATGTATTTCGACGATTCATTCCACCGCTGGGAATGATAGATCTCTCCCCAATCGTTGGGATCATTGTATTGCGCTTGGCGGAGAGTGGTTTGTATACAATTTATGCAATGATTTTCTAG
- the pgeF gene encoding peptidoglycan editing factor PgeF → MRETASDLKGLYMELGGWSAPDSIVCGITTKYNGVSKAPFHSLNMGLHVGDEPEAVVQNRQLLAEAIQFPLERWVLGEQVHGTEIAVVTKREAGRGSRELADSLPSVDGLITNEKGMLLAAFFADCVPLYFFDSTSGWIGMAHAGWRGTVANMAGKMIEALCNNGANKENLQAMIGPCISKNRYEVDDHIVQQIPEQFRAKVLEPSGSDRYYLDLQTLNRLYMLQADILDENILTAAHCTYDSPEFYSHREDQGKTGRMIGFIGMKEE, encoded by the coding sequence ATGAGAGAAACAGCTTCCGACTTGAAAGGGCTGTATATGGAGCTTGGCGGATGGTCAGCTCCTGACAGTATCGTCTGCGGAATTACGACAAAATACAATGGTGTGAGTAAAGCGCCTTTTCATAGTCTGAATATGGGACTGCATGTCGGCGATGAGCCAGAAGCGGTCGTCCAAAATCGTCAGCTTCTTGCCGAAGCAATTCAGTTCCCCTTGGAAAGATGGGTACTGGGTGAGCAAGTCCATGGGACGGAAATAGCGGTCGTCACCAAAAGAGAAGCAGGTCGCGGAAGCCGGGAATTAGCTGACAGCCTCCCATCAGTTGATGGTTTGATCACGAATGAAAAAGGCATGCTTCTTGCTGCTTTCTTTGCAGACTGTGTGCCTCTTTATTTTTTCGATAGTACTAGTGGGTGGATCGGAATGGCACACGCTGGCTGGCGCGGAACTGTCGCAAATATGGCAGGGAAAATGATTGAAGCTCTTTGTAACAACGGAGCAAACAAGGAAAATTTACAAGCGATGATCGGACCATGTATATCCAAGAACAGATACGAAGTGGACGATCATATTGTACAGCAGATACCTGAGCAATTCCGGGCTAAGGTGCTGGAGCCAAGCGGATCGGATCGATATTATCTTGATCTGCAGACACTCAATCGGCTGTATATGCTGCAAGCAGATATTCTGGATGAAAACATATTGACAGCGGCGCATTGTACATACGATTCTCCGGAATTCTATTCACATCGGGAAGATCAAGGAAAAACCGGCCGTATGATCGGTTTTATCGGGATGAAAGAGGAGTAA
- a CDS encoding cell division protein SepF produces the protein MSFKNKMKNFFTVDDEEYEYVEEQPNEQEEIEPYQPGGRNQNQNVVSLKSVQSSSKVVLCEPRTYNEAQEIADHVVNRRAVVLNLQRVDHHQAKRIVDFLSGTVYAVNGDIQKLGSQTFLCAPDNIELTGSISDMIEEQDDYNKRW, from the coding sequence ATGAGTTTCAAGAATAAGATGAAAAATTTCTTTACTGTAGATGATGAAGAATATGAATATGTCGAGGAACAGCCAAACGAACAAGAGGAGATCGAGCCATATCAGCCAGGCGGGCGGAACCAGAATCAGAACGTTGTCAGCCTGAAAAGTGTGCAATCCTCTTCTAAAGTCGTTCTTTGCGAGCCAAGGACATATAATGAAGCACAGGAAATTGCCGATCATGTTGTAAACAGAAGAGCGGTAGTGCTTAATCTACAGCGTGTCGACCATCACCAGGCTAAGCGTATCGTTGATTTTCTGAGTGGTACAGTCTACGCGGTTAATGGTGATATCCAGAAACTGGGCAGTCAAACCTTCCTGTGTGCTCCGGACAATATTGAACTAACTGGCAGCATATCCGATATGATAGAGGAGCAGGATGACTATAATAAGAGGTGGTAG
- a CDS encoding YlmC/YmxH family sporulation protein: MTLTELQMKDIVLMENGKKVGNVSDLEINEQNGHISAIIVTLRGKMMGLFGKEEELVVPWNQIITIGTDVILIKSPEQASVTEEASK; the protein is encoded by the coding sequence ATGACACTAACCGAATTGCAGATGAAGGATATAGTTCTGATGGAGAATGGTAAAAAAGTAGGGAATGTGTCCGATTTGGAAATTAATGAACAAAATGGTCATATATCAGCAATTATCGTAACACTTCGAGGGAAGATGATGGGGCTGTTCGGGAAGGAAGAGGAATTAGTCGTTCCATGGAATCAGATCATCACGATTGGAACAGATGTCATCTTAATCAAAAGTCCTGAACAAGCATCTGTGACAGAAGAAGCGAGCAAGTAA
- the ftsZ gene encoding cell division protein FtsZ, whose amino-acid sequence MLEFDTNMETLATIKVIGVGGGGSNAVNRMIEHGVQGVDFIAVNTDSQALNLSKADVKMQIGAKLTRGLGAGANPEVGRKAAEESKEQIQEVLQGADMVFVTAGMGGGTGTGAAPVIAQIAKELGALTVGIVTRPFSFEGRKRQTQALAGTDALKGSVDTLIVIPNDRLLEIVDKNTPMLEAFREADNVLRQGVQGISELIAVPGLINVDFADVKTIMADKGSALMGIGIATGENRATEAAKKAISSPLLETSIDGAHGVLMNISGGTNLSLYEVQEAADIVTSAADQEVNVIFGSVINEDLKDEIVVTVIATGFDEAQIQQAMNAPRPKARPVEKEVQSTQQPATSERRREREELRRETPSPQQQQTRKQEEDTLDIPTFLRNRNRRK is encoded by the coding sequence ATGTTAGAGTTTGACACAAATATGGAAACATTAGCGACAATCAAAGTCATCGGCGTCGGCGGAGGCGGAAGCAACGCCGTCAACCGAATGATCGAACATGGCGTCCAAGGCGTGGACTTTATTGCAGTAAATACTGATTCACAGGCATTGAATCTATCTAAAGCAGATGTCAAAATGCAGATTGGTGCGAAACTGACTCGCGGTCTTGGTGCTGGTGCCAACCCGGAAGTAGGCCGTAAAGCAGCAGAAGAAAGCAAAGAACAGATCCAGGAAGTTCTTCAAGGGGCCGACATGGTATTCGTTACAGCCGGTATGGGAGGCGGAACTGGTACAGGTGCTGCACCAGTTATCGCACAGATAGCCAAAGAGCTTGGCGCATTAACAGTCGGTATCGTTACACGTCCATTCTCATTCGAGGGACGTAAGCGTCAGACGCAGGCTTTAGCTGGAACAGATGCTCTAAAGGGTAGTGTAGACACACTTATCGTCATCCCGAATGACCGCTTGCTTGAAATTGTTGATAAAAACACGCCTATGCTTGAGGCATTCCGTGAAGCGGATAATGTCCTTCGTCAAGGTGTACAAGGTATTTCCGAATTAATCGCCGTTCCTGGTTTGATCAACGTTGACTTTGCTGATGTGAAGACGATCATGGCTGATAAAGGATCTGCACTTATGGGTATAGGTATTGCAACTGGTGAAAACCGGGCGACTGAGGCTGCGAAGAAAGCTATCAGCTCTCCATTGCTAGAGACCTCTATCGATGGAGCACATGGTGTTCTGATGAACATCTCAGGCGGTACGAACCTAAGCCTGTATGAAGTACAGGAAGCGGCTGATATCGTAACAAGTGCGGCCGATCAGGAAGTAAACGTAATCTTCGGGTCCGTCATCAATGAAGATTTGAAAGATGAAATCGTTGTAACTGTCATTGCGACAGGATTCGATGAAGCTCAAATCCAGCAAGCTATGAATGCACCTCGTCCGAAAGCACGTCCGGTAGAGAAGGAAGTTCAAAGCACGCAGCAGCCTGCGACATCGGAAAGAAGAAGAGAGCGGGAAGAACTGCGCAGAGAAACACCATCTCCGCAGCAGCAACAGACGCGTAAGCAGGAAGAGGATACATTGGATATCCCGACATTCCTTCGCAATCGCAACCGTAGAAAATAA
- the spoIIGA gene encoding sigma-E processing peptidase SpoIIGA — translation MTIYLDAVWTLNLFLDWLLLLCTQAIARLQVPKLRIFAGAVVASLIVPVTVYFPESFLAHPAGKLLFSMLIIWTAFGFRSVTRFLKLLLLFYFVTFAVGGSLFAIHYMLQTQAAFTSASFLTVSTGYGDHVSWLFVAIMFPIALYFTKSRMDKQRFEQFRYDQLYNVQVSINGISHKTEGFIDSGNHLSDPLTKRPVVICDQLFLRNWFTEEEWQLLAQANSDLDLDLLPKDWPYEFSVVPYQGVNGEGALMLVLKPDSILIEMEQVQIETDRVWIGIQFGNLTADRRYHCLLHPSLVHDASTQAG, via the coding sequence GTGACAATCTATCTGGATGCAGTCTGGACGCTTAATCTATTTTTGGACTGGCTGCTGTTATTATGTACGCAAGCTATTGCAAGGTTGCAAGTACCAAAGCTTCGTATATTTGCAGGCGCCGTTGTAGCTTCACTCATTGTTCCAGTTACAGTCTATTTTCCCGAGAGCTTTCTGGCCCACCCAGCAGGTAAATTGCTTTTTTCCATGCTAATCATCTGGACAGCTTTCGGATTCCGCTCTGTCACCCGCTTTTTAAAGCTGCTGCTGCTTTTTTATTTTGTTACCTTCGCAGTAGGCGGCAGTCTATTCGCCATCCATTATATGCTGCAGACTCAAGCTGCATTCACTTCTGCCTCCTTCTTGACTGTAAGCACAGGATATGGTGATCACGTCAGCTGGCTTTTCGTAGCCATCATGTTTCCGATTGCTTTGTATTTTACTAAAAGCAGAATGGACAAGCAGCGCTTTGAGCAATTCCGTTATGATCAGCTGTACAACGTTCAAGTGAGCATCAATGGCATTTCACATAAAACAGAAGGCTTCATCGATAGCGGAAATCATCTGTCTGATCCGTTAACGAAGCGGCCTGTCGTAATCTGTGATCAGCTCTTTTTGAGGAACTGGTTCACTGAAGAAGAATGGCAGCTGTTGGCCCAAGCAAACAGCGATTTGGATTTGGATTTGCTGCCAAAGGATTGGCCCTATGAATTTTCTGTCGTTCCGTATCAGGGTGTGAATGGGGAAGGGGCCCTCATGTTGGTTTTAAAGCCGGATAGCATTTTGATTGAAATGGAACAAGTTCAGATCGAAACCGACCGAGTCTGGATTGGAATTCAATTCGGTAATCTTACTGCAGACCGACGCTATCACTGTCTGCTTCATCCGTCACTAGTACACGATGCCAGCACGCAAGCGGGCTAA
- the sigG gene encoding RNA polymerase sporulation sigma factor SigG gives MSRQKVEICGVDTSKLPVLKNEEMKKLFIRMQQEDDISAREELVNGNLRLVLSVIQRFNNRGEYVDDLFQVGCIGLMKSIDNFDLKHNVRFSTYAVPMIIGEIRRYLRDNNPIRVSRSLRDTAYKALQVREQLIAKTSKDPTTAEIAAELGVQPSDITFAMDAIQDPVSLFEPIYNDGGDPIFVLDQLRSESENDANWLDNLSLKEGMHRLNEREKMILNKRFFQGKTQMEVADEIGISQAQVSRLEKAAIEEMNKQMFE, from the coding sequence ATGTCGAGACAGAAAGTTGAAATATGTGGGGTAGATACTTCAAAGCTGCCAGTACTCAAAAATGAGGAAATGAAAAAGCTATTCATCCGCATGCAGCAAGAAGACGACATTTCAGCCCGGGAAGAACTCGTCAATGGGAATCTCCGACTTGTGCTCAGTGTTATTCAGCGCTTCAATAATCGAGGAGAATATGTTGACGATCTTTTTCAAGTAGGCTGTATCGGACTAATGAAATCCATTGATAATTTCGATTTGAAGCATAATGTGCGTTTTTCTACATACGCAGTGCCGATGATCATAGGGGAAATTCGCCGCTACTTACGAGATAATAATCCGATTCGGGTCTCTCGTTCCTTGCGTGATACGGCATACAAAGCTTTGCAGGTACGTGAGCAGCTGATTGCTAAGACTTCTAAAGACCCAACAACAGCTGAGATTGCTGCAGAGCTAGGTGTGCAGCCCTCTGATATAACATTCGCAATGGATGCGATCCAGGATCCGGTTTCTTTGTTCGAGCCGATTTATAACGATGGGGGTGACCCGATATTCGTTTTGGATCAGCTTCGCAGCGAGTCGGAAAATGATGCTAACTGGCTCGATAATCTTTCTTTGAAAGAAGGTATGCATCGTCTGAACGAACGGGAAAAAATGATTCTGAACAAGCGTTTCTTCCAAGGCAAAACACAGATGGAAGTCGCAGACGAAATTGGTATATCCCAAGCACAAGTATCGCGGCTGGAAAAAGCTGCAATAGAAGAAATGAATAAACAAATGTTCGAGTGA
- the sigE gene encoding RNA polymerase sporulation sigma factor SigE, with product MKAWKLKIWWYKILVKLKIKRKEIYYIGGSEALPPPLSKEEEFKLLQLLPTGDKSARAMLIERNLRLVVYIARKFENTGINIEDLISIGTIGLIKAVNTFNPEKKIKLATYASRCIENEILMYLRRNSKLKSEISFDEPLNIDWDGNELLLSDVLGTDDDIITKDIEKNVDKNLLKKALEQLNDREKQIMELRFGLIGQEEKTQKDVADMLGISQSYISRLEKKIIRRLQKEFNKML from the coding sequence ATGAAAGCATGGAAGCTGAAAATATGGTGGTATAAAATTCTCGTCAAGCTTAAAATCAAGCGAAAGGAAATTTATTATATCGGAGGCAGCGAGGCTTTGCCTCCTCCATTATCGAAGGAAGAGGAGTTCAAATTGCTCCAGCTTCTGCCTACTGGTGATAAATCGGCAAGAGCGATGCTGATTGAGCGCAACCTTCGTCTGGTGGTGTATATAGCGAGGAAGTTCGAAAATACCGGCATCAATATCGAAGATTTGATTAGCATTGGAACAATCGGTTTAATCAAGGCTGTGAATACCTTCAATCCAGAAAAGAAAATCAAGCTTGCAACATACGCTTCCCGCTGTATAGAAAATGAAATTCTCATGTATTTACGCCGGAATAGCAAACTGAAATCAGAAATCAGTTTTGATGAACCGCTCAATATTGATTGGGATGGCAATGAACTGCTTTTATCAGATGTATTAGGAACAGACGATGACATCATCACGAAGGATATCGAGAAGAATGTAGATAAGAATTTACTAAAAAAAGCCTTGGAACAGCTCAATGACAGAGAAAAGCAAATCATGGAACTACGCTTTGGGCTTATCGGACAGGAAGAGAAAACGCAAAAAGATGTGGCTGATATGCTCGGGATTTCCCAGTCTTATATATCCCGTCTGGAAAAGAAGATTATCCGCCGATTGCAAAAAGAATTTAATAAAATGCTCTAA
- the ftsA gene encoding cell division protein FtsA → MNNSEILVSLDVGTSNIKVIIGEVFQDSLNIIGVGTAKSKGLKKGAIVDIDQTVQSIRSAVEQAERMVGMQIERVVVGVNGNQIQLHQCHGVVAVSNETREIDDEDIARVIDAAQVVSIPPEREIVDVVPKQFIVDGLDGINDPRGMIGVRLEMEGTIITCSRTVLHNLLKCVERANLEVMDICLQPLAAGAVALSEDEKNLGVGLIDIGGGNTTVSVFGNDQLMATSVVPLGGENISKDISIGLKTSSEQAEEIKIGYGHAFYDDAREDETFEASIIGSNKKQNFSQLDVADIVEARVEEIFAYADSEIKRMGFPELPGGYVLTGGTSMMPGMLELAQDCFQANVRLAIPDYLGVREPQFTSAVGILQFAYRNARIQGKEIFSAVTEGDFDEPERRPAKPAKSEKKKGEEKKKESGIANLFKYFFD, encoded by the coding sequence GTGAACAACAGTGAAATTTTAGTCAGCTTAGATGTAGGAACATCAAATATTAAAGTGATTATCGGGGAAGTATTTCAGGATTCCCTTAACATAATCGGTGTCGGTACGGCAAAATCAAAAGGCCTGAAGAAAGGCGCCATCGTCGATATCGACCAAACTGTCCAATCGATCCGCAGTGCTGTAGAACAAGCAGAGCGGATGGTCGGTATGCAAATCGAACGTGTAGTCGTCGGTGTCAATGGGAATCAGATTCAGCTGCATCAATGCCATGGAGTAGTGGCTGTATCCAATGAAACCCGGGAGATAGATGATGAGGATATTGCGCGAGTAATTGACGCGGCACAGGTTGTGTCCATTCCGCCGGAACGTGAAATAGTCGATGTGGTTCCAAAACAGTTCATCGTAGATGGATTGGACGGTATCAATGACCCTCGCGGCATGATCGGTGTTCGATTAGAAATGGAAGGAACAATCATTACTTGTTCCCGTACAGTCTTACATAATCTATTGAAATGCGTCGAGAGAGCCAACTTAGAAGTAATGGATATATGTCTGCAGCCATTGGCTGCAGGGGCTGTCGCCCTTTCAGAGGATGAAAAGAACCTTGGTGTTGGATTGATAGACATCGGCGGAGGCAATACAACTGTCTCTGTGTTCGGAAATGACCAGCTCATGGCAACTAGTGTGGTTCCTCTTGGCGGCGAGAATATTAGCAAGGATATATCTATAGGACTGAAGACTTCCTCCGAACAAGCGGAAGAAATCAAAATTGGATATGGACATGCTTTCTACGACGACGCCAGGGAGGATGAGACATTCGAAGCGTCGATTATCGGCAGCAACAAGAAACAAAACTTCTCCCAGCTTGATGTTGCAGACATAGTGGAAGCCCGTGTTGAAGAAATATTTGCATACGCCGACAGCGAAATTAAGCGCATGGGCTTCCCGGAACTCCCGGGCGGCTATGTCCTCACCGGCGGAACATCCATGATGCCAGGCATGCTTGAACTGGCACAGGACTGCTTCCAAGCGAATGTGAGACTTGCGATCCCGGATTATTTAGGAGTACGGGAACCGCAGTTTACAAGCGCCGTTGGAATCTTGCAATTTGCCTATCGGAATGCGAGAATACAAGGGAAGGAGATCTTCTCTGCTGTGACAGAAGGAGATTTCGATGAGCCGGAAAGAAGACCGGCAAAACCCGCTAAATCAGAAAAGAAAAAAGGCGAAGAAAAAAAGAAAGAATCAGGTATTGCTAACCTGTTCAAGTACTTTTTCGATTAA
- a CDS encoding YggS family pyridoxal phosphate-dependent enzyme, with product MNTVQENLKRIKDDISSAAAKTGRNSEDITLLAVTKYVTIERTEEAVDAGIVDLGENRIEGFLEKQAIIGEKAVWHFIGSLQTRKVKDVINQVDYLHALDRLSLAKEIQKRATKKIKCFVQVNVSGEATKSGVSPDETLAFIKELAEFPAIEIVGLMTMAPNTEEEDVLRSVFSGLRQLRDEVAAAGLTHAPCTFLSMGMSNDYTIAIEEGATHIRVGSALVGPY from the coding sequence ATGAATACAGTACAAGAGAATTTGAAACGGATCAAGGATGATATTAGCTCGGCAGCGGCTAAAACAGGCCGAAATTCCGAGGATATAACACTCCTTGCCGTTACGAAATATGTTACAATTGAACGAACAGAAGAAGCTGTCGATGCCGGTATTGTCGATTTAGGCGAGAATCGGATCGAAGGTTTTCTTGAGAAGCAGGCAATCATTGGAGAAAAAGCTGTATGGCATTTCATCGGAAGCCTGCAAACAAGGAAAGTAAAAGATGTCATCAATCAGGTGGATTATCTGCATGCACTGGACAGACTGTCGCTCGCAAAGGAAATTCAGAAACGGGCAACAAAGAAGATCAAGTGCTTTGTCCAAGTCAATGTGAGCGGAGAAGCTACCAAATCAGGTGTTTCCCCTGATGAAACGCTGGCTTTTATCAAAGAGCTTGCAGAATTTCCGGCAATTGAAATTGTCGGTTTGATGACGATGGCACCTAATACAGAGGAGGAAGATGTACTTCGCAGTGTGTTCAGCGGCTTGAGACAGCTTCGTGACGAAGTGGCAGCTGCTGGGTTGACACATGCGCCTTGTACATTCTTATCCATGGGAATGAGTAATGATTACACAATCGCTATAGAAGAAGGAGCGACTCATATCCGGGTCGGCTCTGCTCTTGTAGGTCCATACTAA